The nucleotide window GCAGGGTCAGCACCCACCACAGCGCGGCCACCGTCACCGCCGTGCCCAGCACTCCGACCGTGACGAGCAGCAGGCTCTGGACCCTCGCGTACCCGAGCGGCAGCAGCACCGCGACGCCGCCGGCGGTCAGGGCGCCGCGCGCCGCCCACCGCTGCCGGGTGTGTGCCCGTCCGTCAAGATCCAGACTCACGCCCGCCACCTCTCCCTGTCCGAAGGCAGCAGTATGCCCCCCGGAAGGCGGTACGGCGTTCCGGTTCCGGCCCGGCAGGGGCGGGGGCAGGGGCAGAGGCGGAGGTGGGGGCGGAGGCTCGGACTCGGGCCCGGACTCACAGACGGTCGATGTCGAGGTTCGCGATGGCCGTCCTCGCGACCTCGCGGCCGCGCTCGGTGAAGTCGCCCTTGCCCGGATAGCCGATCATGAGCTTGTACATGTCGCCGGACGTGGCCTTGTAGTAGAAGACCTGGAGCTCGCGCGGCCGCGGGTCGGTGGTGTCCGTGGTGGAGTGGACGATCGTGTTCCTGGCGGCCTTGCGGCCCTTGTACCCGACGTCGCTCGCGTCGCTCCTGGGCACGGGGTCGGAGTTCATGTCCAGGCCGTAGGAGCCGCTCTGCTTGTAGGCGGCGTCGTCCTCGTACATCTCCGCCGAAGCCGTCGAGGCGATCTCGCCCGAGGCGTCCTCGTCCTTCCTGGCCAGCGAGAGGCTGACCCAGAGGGCGCCGCTCGGGTCGGTGAACCGGACCCAGTGTTCGTTCTCGGGCGCGTCGGCCTTCGGCACGGTCCTCCGGTACCCCTCCGGTACGGCCACCGTCGCGCCCAGGGCCTTCAGGTCCGTCTTCCGCCAGCCGTCGGGCAGGGGGCCCGCGAACGGGTCCGCGACCACCAGGTACGCCGTCACCGCCGCCGCGACGACCACGGCGGCGACGCCGCCGCCGATGCCGAGCCACGCCTTGCGGCCGAGACGGGCCGCCCTGCCCCGGGCGGGCGCCGGCAGCGGGTCGACCCGCGTGGGCGCCGGCCGGGGCGGCCGGGCGGCCTGCTCCAGGAGCGCGCGCACCCGCGCCGCGTCCGGACGGCGGTTCGGGTCCTTGTCCAGGAGGCCGTCGATGGCCTCGGCGAGCGGTCCGCCGGCCGCGTTGGGCGCGGCCGGCGTGGCGTTGAGGACGGACTGGAGCGTCGCCGGCGTGTTGCTGCGGCGGAACGGCGACACGCCCTCCGTGGCCGCGTACAGGACCACGCCCAGCGACCAGAGGTCCGACGCCGGGCCGGGCCGCTGCCCCAGCACCCTTTCGGGGGCGATGAACTCGGGCGAGCCGACGAAGCCGCCCGTGTCGGTCAGATTCGTCTCGCCCTCGATCTGCGCGATGCCGAAGTCGGTGAGAACGACCCGGTCGTCGGTGCCCAGCAGGACGTTGTCCGGCTTGACGTCGCGGTGCAGGATGCCCGCCGTGTGCGCGGCCTGCAGCGCGCCGAGCACCTGGAGGCCGATTCTCGCCGCCTCACGCGTGCCGAGCGTGCCCTCCTGGAGGGCGGCGCCGAGCGAGCGTCCCCGGACCAGCTCCATCACGATCCAGGGCCGGCCGTCCACGACGGCGACGTCGTGGACGTTCACGACGGCCGGGTGGTCGAGCCGGGCCGCGGCGCGCGCCTCGCGGCGCATCCGCTCGAAGACGTTGGCCCGTTCACGTTCGGGAAGGTGGTCGGGGATGCGCGGCTCCTTGACCGCGACCTCCCGGTCCACCGTCTCGTCCTGGGCCCGCCACACGGTGCCCATCCCGCCGTGGCCGAGCTTGTCGAGCAGCCGGTACCGGCCCCCGATGAGCCGCCCCGCACCGGAGTCGTGCGAGGCGTGTACCGGCTCCGGCTCCGGCTCCGGCGGCTGTGGTTCAAGGTGCGGCTGCGGCTGCGGGTCCGCCTGCGGTTGCGGTTCCGCTTGCGCCTGCGGTTGCGGTTGCAGTTCCACTTGCGCCTGCGGTTGCGGTTGCGACTCGGGCGTCACCCGGGCGGGCGTGGCGTACGGGTTCCCGGGGTGCGGTACGGCAGCCGGCGGCTGCGGTGGCCGCAGAGCGAAACTCGTCGGCTCGTCGGGTCCGTGCTGGGCTCCCCCGTGGCTGCTCATGGGTCCATCCTTATCGCGCCGGCCACCCCCGCTCCACCCTGGGCGCTTTCCGGTCACAGACCCGTGACGCACGACGTTCCTTATGAACCTTTTACGGTGCTGTGCGGCTCATGGGCGCGACCGGACGAACGTGTCGACGGCCACGTCGAAGTACTCCCGCGCCTGGCGCGCCTGGCCGACGGGCGCCGACACCAGCACGTCGTACATCCGGCCCCTCTCCTCCCAGCACAGGTCGTAGAGGTGCCGCGCGCCCTCCGCCTTGCTGAAGCCGTTCCAGGTGAACTCCCAGAGTGCGGCGGGGCGTCCGGAGCGGGTGGTGTCCGTGACCCGGCCGTCGCGGTACCCGGGATAGGTGTCCGGCCCCTCGGCGGCGGCGCGCTGCAGCACCGCGAGCGGGCCGTCCGGCTCGGGGTCGGACACCTTGACGCCGATGCGGAAGGTCTTCGCCGCCGACAGGTAGTAGACGCGTTCGCCCTGCACCTCACGGGTGAAGCCCACGGGGACCGCGAAGGAGAACCCCTCCGCGTCGCGGACGAGGCGGTATCCCGTGGGCACGGTCCGGCTCGCGGAGGCCGACGGCCGGGAGCCGGTGCCGGTGGTCGCGGCGGCCGTACGGGACGAGGGGGCCGGGCCCGTCGGCGGGGTGAGCCCGTTGCCGTCGTCGCCCATCAGCAGCGCGGCCGCCGAGACACCCGCCACGGCCATCGCCGCCACCAGGGCGGCCGCGATCAGCGCGTTGCGCATGGAGGAGCGGACGGCGAAGGCCGGCCGCAGCGGGAGGCGCACGGCCGGTTCCGGGACCGGCGGCGCGGGCGTGCCGGGGCTCCGTCCGGTGGCGTCCCGGTGGTCCGGCACGTGACCGGGCGAGGCCGGCGGCATGTGGCCCGTGGCCAGGAACACCCGCAGCAGCCGCTCCGCCTCCACCGCGTCGAGCCGCCGTTCGGGGTCGCGTTCGAGGAGGCCCAGGATGACGGGGAGCAGGGGCGCGGCGGCCGGGGGCGGATGTATGTCGTCGATCACGACCGCGTGCAGGATGCCGCTCAGCGAGTCGCGCCGGAACGGGGACTCACCGCTGAGCGCCGTGCAGAGCAGCGCGCCGAGCGACCACAGGTCGGACTCGGGCCCGGTCCTGACGCCCGACATCCGCTCGGGCGCGGTGTACTCGGGCGACCCCACGAACGAGCCGCTCTCGGTGACCGTCGTCGCGCCCGCGACCTGCGCGGTCCCGAAGTCGGTGAGGATCGCCCTGCCGTCCAGGTTGAGGAGCACGTTCCCGGGCTTCAGGTCGCGGTGCAGGACACCGGCGCCGTGCGCCTTGCGCAGCGCGCCGAGCAGGTCGATGCCCATCCGGGCGGTCTCGACGGCGCCGACGGGCCCGTCCCGGGAGATGCGGTCTGCGAGCGAGCCGCCTTCGAGCAGGTCCATGACGATGTACGGGCGTTCGTCCTGCTCGACGACGTCGTGCACGACGATGATGTGCGGGTGCCGCAGCTGCGCGATGGCGCGCGCCTCCCGCAGGGTGCGTTCGCGCTGCAGCCGGGACTCCTCCGCCGAGAGCGAGGTGTCCACGGCGAGTTCCTTGACCGCGACCTGCCGGGCGAGCAACTGGTCCGTGGCCTGCCACACGACGCCCATGCCACCCCGGCCGAGTCTGGCTCCCAGGCGGTAACGGCCCGCGATGACGCGGACGTTGTCCTCGGGTCTCTCCCCCTGGGTCCCCATGCGCCCCATCATGCCGCACCGGACTCGGTCCCTCCGGGGCCGGACACCGCTCCTGGCCGACAACCGACGCTTACACGAGTCCACCCGAGGGGGCGTCCCTCAGGGACGCGGGGAACCGCGCCCCGGGGGCGTGTTCCGGCCGGAATCCGGGGAACCGGAACGTCACTGCGGGGGCTGCCACCCGCGAAGAATCGTGTCGAACCGCTCCCGCGCGGTGTCCCAGTCCCCCGCCGGCGCCGACATGTAGATCACGTACTCGACCCCGTCCCGGCCGTAATACGCCTGTTCGATCGCCCGCCGGGGACCGGGGAACTCCGTGTCCTTGGCCAGCGCGGTCCAGGTGAAGTCCCACAGCGCCCCCGGCCGGTCCCGGTAGGTGTTGGTCTCGAGAGTGACCCGCCGGTAGTCGCTCAGCCGCGCCAACTGCTCCTCCAGGTCGACAAGATGCCGGTACGGCGTGTCGAAGTCCGGGGAGTCGTTCACCGCGATCCGCACGAAGTGCTCGCCGCCGTCGGGCGTGTAGTCGACCTGGTCGTTCTCGACCTGCCGCTTCCACCCCTCGGGCAGCACGAGGCTGAAACCCTTGACGTCGTCGACCCGTTCCCAGCCGTCGGGCACGTCCCCGGCCTGGTTCGCGTCGGTCTGCTTCCCGTCGTCGTCCCCGCTCGGCGAGGACGACGTACCGGGCGACGGCGTGGGCCCGGCGGACGTCGACGTGTCGTCGTCCCCCCGCCCGTCCGCCAGGAGCATCGCCGCGACACTCCCGCCCCCGACGAGCGCGGCCGCCAGCACGACCGCCGCGACGATACGTATCCGGCGGCGCCCGGGCCCGCCGACGACCGCCGACTGGTGCGCGGTGACGCCGGCCGGGTCGGAGGCGGGCCGCCCCTGGCTGCCGTAGGTGTCATGGCCGCCCGACGCCCCGAAGCCGCCCTGCGGATACGGGCCGCCCGACACCCCGTACGCCTCGTGCGGCCCGTACCCGCCGTGGGCGACGGAGTGGGTGGCCCCCTCCGGCCCGGGCGCCACGGCTCGGCCCTGTCCGTACGTGCCCTGGACCCCTTGGCCGTACGTGCCCTGGGTCCCTTGGCCGTACGTGCCGCCCGGCTCCTCGGTGGTGGTCACATGCTGCGTCGGCACGTACGCCTGCGCCGCGTCGGGCGTACGCCCCTCCGCCGCCTCGGCGAGCATCTGCTCGGCCTCTTCGGACCCGGGCCGCCCGGCCGGATCCTTGCGCAGCAGCGCGGTGATGACGGGCGCCAGCGGCCCGGCGTGCTCAAGGGCGTCC belongs to Streptomyces sp. V3I8 and includes:
- a CDS encoding serine/threonine-protein kinase; the encoded protein is MGTQGERPEDNVRVIAGRYRLGARLGRGGMGVVWQATDQLLARQVAVKELAVDTSLSAEESRLQRERTLREARAIAQLRHPHIIVVHDVVEQDERPYIVMDLLEGGSLADRISRDGPVGAVETARMGIDLLGALRKAHGAGVLHRDLKPGNVLLNLDGRAILTDFGTAQVAGATTVTESGSFVGSPEYTAPERMSGVRTGPESDLWSLGALLCTALSGESPFRRDSLSGILHAVVIDDIHPPPAAAPLLPVILGLLERDPERRLDAVEAERLLRVFLATGHMPPASPGHVPDHRDATGRSPGTPAPPVPEPAVRLPLRPAFAVRSSMRNALIAAALVAAMAVAGVSAAALLMGDDGNGLTPPTGPAPSSRTAAATTGTGSRPSASASRTVPTGYRLVRDAEGFSFAVPVGFTREVQGERVYYLSAAKTFRIGVKVSDPEPDGPLAVLQRAAAEGPDTYPGYRDGRVTDTTRSGRPAALWEFTWNGFSKAEGARHLYDLCWEERGRMYDVLVSAPVGQARQAREYFDVAVDTFVRSRP
- a CDS encoding serine/threonine-protein kinase codes for the protein MQGLLLAGRYRLADSIGSGGMGRVWRARDEVLHRAVAIKELTAALYVSESERAVLLARTRAEARAAARINHSAVVTVHDVLEHDGRPWIVMELVEGHSLADAVKEAGRIEPREAARVGLWVLRALRAAHSAGVLHRDIKPGNVLLSHDGRVLLTDFGIAQVEGDTTITRTGEIVGSVDYLAPERIRGQDPGPSADLWALGATLYTAVEGRSPFRRTTPLTTMQAVVGEEADALEHAGPLAPVITALLRKDPAGRPGSEEAEQMLAEAAEGRTPDAAQAYVPTQHVTTTEEPGGTYGQGTQGTYGQGVQGTYGQGRAVAPGPEGATHSVAHGGYGPHEAYGVSGGPYPQGGFGASGGHDTYGSQGRPASDPAGVTAHQSAVVGGPGRRRIRIVAAVVLAAALVGGGSVAAMLLADGRGDDDTSTSAGPTPSPGTSSSPSGDDDGKQTDANQAGDVPDGWERVDDVKGFSLVLPEGWKRQVENDQVDYTPDGGEHFVRIAVNDSPDFDTPYRHLVDLEEQLARLSDYRRVTLETNTYRDRPGALWDFTWTALAKDTEFPGPRRAIEQAYYGRDGVEYVIYMSAPAGDWDTARERFDTILRGWQPPQ
- a CDS encoding serine/threonine-protein kinase → MSSHGGAQHGPDEPTSFALRPPQPPAAVPHPGNPYATPARVTPESQPQPQAQVELQPQPQAQAEPQPQADPQPQPHLEPQPPEPEPEPVHASHDSGAGRLIGGRYRLLDKLGHGGMGTVWRAQDETVDREVAVKEPRIPDHLPERERANVFERMRREARAAARLDHPAVVNVHDVAVVDGRPWIVMELVRGRSLGAALQEGTLGTREAARIGLQVLGALQAAHTAGILHRDVKPDNVLLGTDDRVVLTDFGIAQIEGETNLTDTGGFVGSPEFIAPERVLGQRPGPASDLWSLGVVLYAATEGVSPFRRSNTPATLQSVLNATPAAPNAAGGPLAEAIDGLLDKDPNRRPDAARVRALLEQAARPPRPAPTRVDPLPAPARGRAARLGRKAWLGIGGGVAAVVVAAAVTAYLVVADPFAGPLPDGWRKTDLKALGATVAVPEGYRRTVPKADAPENEHWVRFTDPSGALWVSLSLARKDEDASGEIASTASAEMYEDDAAYKQSGSYGLDMNSDPVPRSDASDVGYKGRKAARNTIVHSTTDTTDPRPRELQVFYYKATSGDMYKLMIGYPGKGDFTERGREVARTAIANLDIDRL